The following are from one region of the Silene latifolia isolate original U9 population chromosome 9, ASM4854445v1, whole genome shotgun sequence genome:
- the LOC141601798 gene encoding uncharacterized protein LOC141601798, giving the protein MARSKKNNKNPQNSTKSHQKNTKNSQTTVDISLNSSSKKGKSHYRQLQFSSQELEDDLEMILEEEEIYHDEPVPQIPATTTDRPMIQITKEDVAGEIQFWSSSVFCYVLGANPPSSVLTGFINRVWKAQGIDKISFMPNGIFLVRFKTKAQQQFVLNNGHLLFDNKPVIVKEWTQDTELIKHDVKRIPIWMKLYGLDVKYWGLECLKKLSGVVGSFIKCDDATFHRNFLGFARIMIEVDVGQEFPDVITFLNEHGVSKQLKVVYDWLPLKCTACKGLGHLA; this is encoded by the coding sequence ATGGCTAGATctaagaaaaacaacaaaaatcctcaaaattcaacaaaatcacaTCAAAAAAACACGAAAAATTCACAAACAACAGTAGATATTAGTCTGAATTCTTCATCTAAGAAAGGAAAATCACATTACAGACAGTTACAATTTTCATCGCAGGAACTTGAAGATGACTTAGAGATGATACTTGAGGAGGAAGAAATTTATCATGATGAACCAGTTCCGCAAATTCCAGCAACAACAACTGACCGACCGATGATCCAAATTACTAAGGAGGATGTTGCCGGGGAGATACAGTTCTGGTCATCCTCTGTTTTCTGTTATGTGCTTGGTGCGAATCCTCCGAGTTCAGTACTCACTGGGTTTATCAACCGCGTATGGAAAGCTCAGGGtattgataaaatttctttcatgccTAATGGTATTTTCTTAGTCAGATTTAAGACTAAAGCACAACAACAATTTGTTCTGAATAATGGCCATTTACTTTTCGATAATAAGCCTGTTATTGTTAAGGAATGGACACAGGATACTGAGTTAATCAAGCATGATGTTAAACGAATTCCAATCTGGATGAAATTATATGGATTGGATGTCAAGTATTGGGGTCTAGAATGCCTGAAGAAATTAAGTGGAGTGGTAGGCAGTTTCATTAAGTGTGATGATGCTACCTTTCACAGGAATTTCTTAGGATTTGCTAGAATAATGATTGAGGTGGATGTTGGTCAAGAATTCCCTGATGTTATTACATTTCTTAATGAACATGGAGTGTCTAAGCAACTTAAGGTAGTATATGATTGGCTTCCTTTGAAGTGTACTGCTTGTAAGGGCTTAGGACATCTGGCTTAA